GTTTCGTACCATGGTAAAAAATGCGGAGGAGTTGAAGAAAAAGCTCGAGCAACAAAATGAAATGGATGGCCCAGTATTCAAGATAAAGAATGATCCGCGCATCACCCGCATCGGGAAAATTCTCAGAAAGACAAGCCTGGATGAGCTCCCCCAGTTGTTCAATGTCCTAAGGGGAGAAATGAGCCTAGTTGGCCCAAGACCCCCTCTTCCCAACGAAGTGGAAAAATACGAGCCACATCAAAGGAGACGACTCTCCATGAAGCCTGGACTTACCTGCATATGGCAGGTAAGCGGGAGGAATGATGTGGATTTTGACTCCTGGATGAAGATGGACCTGGAATACATAGACAACTGGTCCTTACTCCTAGACTTGAAACTCATTTTTCGCACCATGTTGGTAGTTCTACTGGGCACTGGGCGGTAAGGCAAAGAGGCAGCCATGGGCCAAAGATAGAAGTGAGAGTGGGAATTCATGGACGAAGACAAGACCAATGGCATAAAAAACGACCCATTCATAAGAGAATTATTGAGAAAACTCCCCTCTGAAGAGAGGGATTCCTTTACAGACAGACAGTTATTGGCCCTCAAGGCAGCACTTGGGGCCAGAAGGCGATGGGGACGCCACCTCATTGATATTAGAGGCACAATAGGCCTTTGGAGATGGCGCTACTATTACGTCATCCTAGGAGGAAGAGAAAGGAGGAAACTGAGCAGGCGACAAGAGCAGATGTTGAGAAGCGTAAAGCTGGCATTCCTTGTTGGCTTTCTTACATTTTCATCTCTGCTCGGCCTGCTGATCATATATCTGGTGAAGTCGGCCCTTGGCATAGACCTGATACCAGGTTTCAGCCTTGGGATTTGGGATTGGTTCAAAAAAAATGTTTTATAGACCCAGATGTGGATGACTTTTTTGCTGTATCTGGGGATAGAGGAGGAGGTAGATGAAGATACAGAAGGCTGTTTTCCCTGTAGGGGGGCTTGGAACCCGTTTTTTACCAGCCACAAAGGCAATGCCAAAGGAGATGCTGCCTGTTGTAGACCGTCCGCTAATACAATATGCAGTGGAGGAGGCAGTAGCCTCTGGTATTGAGCAGATAATCTTTGTGACGGGTAAGGGTAAGGAGGCCCTGGAGGACCACTTTGACCGTGCCCACAACCTAGAGAACATCCTTAAAGAACGGGGCAAAAGGGATCTGTTAGAACAGGTAGAGAGCCTTGTCCCAGAATCAGGGACCATTATTTATACCCGCCAAGACCAACCACTTGGCCTCGGACATGCCATATGGTGTGCCAGAAATGTAGTTGGTGATGAGCCATTTGCAGTCCTGCTTGCCGATGACCTCATACACTCAGAGACACCCGTCCTCAAAAAGATGATAGAGGAATTCGACAGGCTTAGGGCATCCATAGTCGCTGTTGAAGAGGTCAACCCCAACCAGACTGGTAAATATGGAATAGTCGAGCCTGTAGAGAACATGGACGACATCATCAGAATAGGCGGCCTTGTGGAAAAACCAAAACCAGAAGAGGCCCCTTCAAACCTGGCCATAATAGGCCGCTATATCCTCACTCCCAAGATCTTTGAGATACTGGACCGTAAGATTGTGGGCGCGGGCAATGAAATACAGTTAACAGACGCAATGGCAATCCTCTTAGAGTCTCAGCCGATATTCGGCTATCGATTCAGAGGGAAACGCTTTGACTGTGGGGACAAAGCCGGTTTCCAGATGGCCAATCTGGCATTCTCTCTGGACTGGCCAGAACTACGCAGTGACCTGCTGCCTTTTTTATCATCAATATTGGATGAATACGATTCTGAAGAAAAACAGCAGAACAATACCCACTATTAAAAGGAAACGGAGAAAAAAAATGGAGGCTGAGCAGGGAAACTGGTTTGCAGTAAGGACAAAACCCAGAAAAGAGCTATATGCCAAGACAAACTTTGAATGCCAGGGCTATCGTGTCTACCTCCCCATGTGCCGAACATGGCGAAGTTCTGCTAGGCGAAGGGAAAGAGTTATAAGGCCCTTTTTCCCTGGATATCTCTTTTTATATCTACTTCCCCACGAACAAAACTGGGTTTCCATAAATAGCACCTTTGGAGCAATAGGGGCAGTGAGATTTGGTAATTTCTATCCGCCGGTTCCAGAATATCTCATCAATGCCCTGAGGCAAAGGGAAGCAGACTCTGGGATCATCGAGCTTGCCCCAAGGCGGTCCTCTCCATTCAAAAAAGGCCAGAAAGTAACGGTCATGATAGGGGAATCCGTGGTTTCCGGTCTTTTTCAAGAAATGCACGACGACAACCGCGCAATTGTGCTGCTTAACATTTTGAAGCAACAGATCAAGGCAAGGGTGCCCATTGAGGCAGTTACCACATATGCCGTTGCCTAGCACTTCGCCACAATCTGGAATGACTTGGATTTTTTAATCCGGATTATGAACTTCAAATGCCTGAGATTTATCACGGATTGAACTTCACCTTTTGGGTGAAGACACAATGGGCAAAATGCATGCTGACTGTACAATAATTCGTAAAAATTACTTTCTTCTGGGATTTGCAGTCTATAATCCGGGTTTAACTGCTTGACATAAACACTTAGTCCTATTATTAACTTATGTGTTTTGTTGATGTGTGCAATTGCCATTCTTATGGCGGTAGCCTGTCCTTTTGGTGGGTATGATTCGTCTTGATTATCCTATCTCTTAGATTTTCCCTTAACTGATATGAAATTTTTCATAAGCCATTATTCATCACTCATTCTCAGGCATTTGAAGTGCATAATTTGGATTTTAGTATTAAGTTCTTTATAGCTTATAAAAAAATGTTCTTTTGAGGGATAACTCATGAATAAAAAAGCACTAATCACAGGGATTACTGGCCAGGATGGGGCCTATTTGGCTGAATTTCTCCTTGAGAAAGGTTATGAAGTACACGGCATAAAACGGCGAACATCTCTCTTTAACACCGATAGAATTGATCATTTATACCAAGATCCCCATGAAGAGGATCGCAGATTCATCCTTCATCATGGGGACATGACGGATTCTTCCAGTCTCATTCGGATCATTCAGAGGGTTCAACCAGATGAGATTTACAACCTGGCAGCACAATCCCATGTGGCAGTCTCTTTTGAAGAGCCGGAATACACAGCCAATTCAGATGCCCTTGGGACCCTACGCCTTTTGGAGGCAATAAGAATACTCAACCTGACAGACAAAACCAGGTTCTATCAGGCCTCTACATCAGAGCTATTTGGAAAGGTCCAAGAGGTTCCGCAAACAGAAAAGACGCCATTTTATCCCCGCTCCCCATATGCCGTTGCCAAACTCTATGCCTATTGGATCGTCGTCAATTACAGAGAGGCATACGGCATGTATGCATGTAATGGCATCCTATTCAACCATGAATCCCCAATCCGTGGGGAAACCTTTGTTACAAGAAAGATTACTCGTGCCCTTGCCCGTATAGTTCTAGGACTTCAAGATTGCCTGTATCTGGGCAACCTGGATGCCAAACGCGACTGGGGCCATGCAAAAGATTATGTTGAGATGCAATGGCTCATGCTCCAGCAAGACGAACCAGATGACTTTGTCATAGCCACTGGTGAGCAACACAGCGTGAGGGAGTTTGTGGAACTGGCTGCCAAAGAACTGGGCATAATTTTAAGGTGGGAAGGTGCTGGAATCGACGAAGTTGGCATTATCGAGGAATTGAGGCCTGAAGAATCGGGCATAGATCTGAAGAAATCGGGCCTAAAGCCTGGAAAGACCATAGTGAGGGTAGATCCGCGCTATTTTAGGCCAACAGAGGTAGAAACGCTTTTAGGAAATCCTGAAAAGGCAAGAAAAAAGCTAGGCTGGAGGCCCCGCATAACCTTTAATGAACTCGTAAAGGAAATGGTGCGCTCAGATCTGGAAGAGGCCCGACGCGACGCCCTCTGCAGAGACAAGGGCTTTAAGACGTTCAACCACCACGAATAAGTGGCTAATGTCTTTCGCTATAAAAATTTGACAGCCCTCAACCCATACACACGATAGTCGTTAATAAACGAAAATGACTGCACAAAGGCACAATAGTGCATATTTACCCTGTATAGAGGGTTCAACAAGATAGGTGAAAATGGTATTCCCCTAAAACGCTTTAAAAAATTGTAGGAAAATATTCAGGCCTATCTTACAGAAGATAAGTATAATAATAATAGAAAGGCAAATGCAGGGCGTAGACCATTTGGCGTGGTGCTCCTTGTTAAGATTTTGATCTGTAATCCTCGTACAATCTTTCAGACGATGCCACAGTGGCCCAGTTGTTGGACCGTCTTTCATTTAAGCATAGGCGACTGGGTACCAGATGCTAAGAGGATATGGCTTTTCAGGGAGCACCTAAAAGAAGCTTGTTTACTACGTGAGGGATCTTTTCAAGCAGTTTGACAACTAGGTGTGGTACATGGTTTTGAGGACCGTAAGGGCCAAATAGTAAATGCCAGAATAGTATCTGTGCCAAAACAGAGAAATATTCATGAGTGAAATGCCAAGCCAAAGAGAGGAAAAAATAAGCTTGGCAGGTCCGAGGGAAAGAGCAGCCAGAAAGACACAGACGCTCAATGGACCTAAAAGGATGGAAGAGCGTATTTTGGATACAAGAATCATATTTCCATAGATGTAGAGCATGAATTTGTGCGAAAATTTATAGTTACGGATGCATCCGTACATGATAACCAAGTATTTTAAGGAAATTTTAGTTGACCAAAACACAAGTTACAGGGGATGATGGGCTGACTCTGCCTATCAAAGTCTTGAGAATCTTTCGCTCATCTGCTTGAAAGGATTTATCAAGCGTATCCAACGCAAGGGATGTCGCTATAGCAGCGCTAACCAAAATAGGAAATAGGACGGCCTGAAAATGAAACCATGTCTAAGATACAAGCTAGGATAGACATGTATTTCGAGACCAGCTTCAGCGAGCAGGAAACCTGATCGTGCGCACCATAGATTTGGCGCGAGCTTGGATCAAGATATGGTTAAAGAATTTATCCTAACAGCTTTCTTGCGTCTAGGGCCAGATAATATTGGATTTAAAGTGGAAATAGGTCCCTTGAAAATAATAAATGAGTCCAGACAATATAAAATGACAAATTTCAAAATGAAAACCTTCTATGGTATTTGAATAAAATCTGTAAAATAAATGCCTAGAGGTACTCTTCCTAGAGCGATAGCTGAAACCAGAACCTTTATAAAAAAGCCATATCAAATGCCGAATAAACCAAAGGGCGGTAGATAATACGTTACCTCTTCACACTGATGGCACGTTCTTGCTACTAACGAAAAAGCACGACTTCATAAACACCATCTTCCAAAAGAGGAAAAAACTCTGAAGCAGAGAATAATTTTTGAGTGCCTCAAAAAGTTTATCGTAGAGGTAAAATAATTGTTTCAAAAAGTTCAAGTTTTATTGCAGGAAGAAGAGAAAAAAAGAATTCTATCGAATTTTTTATCTCTTTTGGTACTCCAAAGTGCGAATTTCCTTTTACCACTAATAATACTACCATATTTAGTACGTACATTGGAACCTGAAAAATTTGGTTTGATCATGTTTGCTCAAGCATTCATTACTTATTTTACAATTTTTACTGACTATGGATTTAATCTTTCTGCTACGAGAGAAATTTCCATTGCAAGAGAAAATAAAGAAAAAATTTCAAAAATTTTTTCAGCTGTGATGTTAATTAAAATTATTCTTTTAATTATATCTTTTTTGCTATTATCCGCAATTGTGTTCAGTTTTACCAGATTTAAGGAAGATCGGTTAGTTTTTATTTTTACTTTTGGAATAGTTTTGGGACAAACAATTTTTCCTGTATGGTTCTTTCAAGGCATAGAAAGAATGAAGTATATTACTATCTTAAATATTATTGCAAAATTAATCTTTATGATTGCAATCTTTCTTGTTGTTCACCAAACATCAGATTATTTATATGTACCAATTCTTAACTCCATGGGATATATTATTGCTGGTTTAATCTCTTTATATATAATATTTTCACACTTTGATATTCAACTACACAAACCCAAAAAGTCAATGCTAATCAGATTATTCAAGGAAAGCACTCAGTTATTTTTTTCTAACCTATCAGTGACACTTTTTACCATAAGCAATACATTTATACTTGGTCTTTTAACCAATAATACCATCGTTGGCGTTTATGCTAGTATAGAAAGAGTTATTATCGCAATAAAAAATCTATATATACCACTCTATCAAGCATTATTCCCATGGCTATCAAAAAAAAATAAAAAAGAGATTGAGATATTCATAAGAAGATTAATTCCAATCATATTTATTATAAGTTTACTTTTTTTCATAATTCTACTATTCTTTGCTGAAGATATTCTCAATATACTTTATAGCAATCCTATAATAATACAACATGTATTGATTTTTAAATTCTTTTCTTTAATTTCAATCTTCGCCGCATTAAACATGCTATTTAATTTGCTCTATCTTTCTTCAATAAGAGCTTATAAAGAACGTATGAACATAATGCTCAAAAGTGGTTTATATAGCATAACAACTACTATAGTAATGACTTTTTTTTTTGGCATTTACGGAACGGCGTTCTCGGCAGTTTCTACTGAATTAGTTTTATTACTGTTTGGAATATACTATTTTACGAAAATAAGAAGAAATGGCTAAATTTATTATATTACAAACTGTTGCTACCGATTATAGGAAGAAATTATTTGATACTATTAACCAAAGATATGGAAATGATTTTCTGCTTTACGCAGGAGAAGATTATTTCGAACCAACTGTTAAAACAGATAAAACAATTTCATACAGAATCCCCGTCACCAACTATTATTTTTTTAATCGGAAAATATTATTTCAAATAGGCATGTGGAAAGATGCCCTAACCGCAAAAACTGTAATAATGGAAATGAACCCTCGTATTTTGTCAAACTGGTTATTGCTCATTCTACGCAAAATAGCAGGTAAAAAGACTGTGCTATGGGGTCATGCCTGGCCTCGTAAGGGGAAAGACAGTATAAGCGATATCGTAAGACATGGAATGAGGAATTTAAGCAATACGATAATTACTTATACAAAAACACAAGCAGAAGAACTGCAGGAAAAGATGCCTAATAAAAAAATTGTTTATGCGCCTAACTCTCTGTTCTATTCACACGAAATGACGGTTTCTAAAAATATAGAACCGACAAATATTATATATGTTGGACGACTGACAAAAAAGAAAAAACCAGCTCTCCTTATAGAGGCATTTGCTATAGCTATAAATAAGCTTCCTCAACAGGCAAACCTAATTATAGTCGGTGATGGTGAAGAAAAAGAGTATCTTCAAAAATTAGTAAAAAAGCATGGTATAAAAAACAGGGTAAAATTATTAGGTCATATTAGTGATTATGAAAAACTTAAATCCCTATATAATAAAGCACTTTTTAGTGTGTCTCCTGGCTATGTAGGGCTTTCAATAACACAAAGTTTCGGTTTCGGAGTTCCCATGTTGATTTCTAAAAATGAACCTCACTCACCTGAAATAGAAGCAGCCATTGAAGGAAAAAATTCTATATTCTTCAAAACCAATGATGTACATGACCTTGTAAAAAAGATATTATCTTTTTACAACAATCAAAAGCAGTGGATAGAAAAAAGAGAGCAAATTTGTAGAACATGTAAATTTAAATATTCTATTGAGTTCATGGCAAAAACTTTTTTTGATTTAAATGATTGACGATATTTTCAGGGAACTTCTAAAAATTACGTGCATCATTTAGAGGTTCAATGTGTACTAGCCTCCTGAAAATACAAGATTTCAGGAGTATTTCAATGAAGCTAATAGGAATGTTTGATCTACATACGTAGGTTTAGCAAGATCGATAAAAACGGAAATCCTCTTAAATGACTTAACGAGGTAGTAGATGGGGAGATATTCAGGCCCATCTTACAGAAGGTAAGAGATCCGAATAGGAAATCAAAGGCTGGCCGCAGGCCATTTGATGTAGTGCTTATGTTCAAGATTTTGATATTGCAGTCTTTGTATAATCTATCAGACGATGCCACAGAGGCCCAGATACTGGACCGTCTTTCTTTTATGAGTTTTTTGAATCTTAGTATTGGAGATCGTGTTCCAGATGCCAAGACCATATGGTTATTCAGAGAACGCCTCAAAGAGGCCGGCATACTGATGGATCTCTTTAGGCAATTTGACAGTTATTTAATAGAGCACGGTTTTGAGGCTCGTAAGGGCCAGATTGTAGATGCCAGTATAGTGTCTGTTCCGAAGCAGCGGAATACACGTAATAAAAATGCTGGGATAAAGAAAGGAGATAAGAATCCTGACTTGTCTGAAAACATGAATAGGCAGAAAGACACAGAGGCTCGTTGGACTAGAAAACATGGGAAAGCATATTTTGGGTACAAGAACCATATTCCCATAGATGTAGAGCATAAGTTCATCAGAAAGTTTGTAGTGACAGATGCCTCTGTACATGACGGTCAAGTCTTGAAGGATATTTTGCATGATCATAACACAAGCCGCAAGGTATGGGCTGACTTTGCCTATAGAAGCAGGAAGAATCTTTTGTACCTGTATCTGAATGGATTTAAAGAATACATTCAGCGGAAGAGCTGTCGGTATGCCAAACTGACCCAAAAAGAGAAGCGAGGGAACCGGACGAAATCTAGGATACGTTCCAGAATAGAACACGTATTTGGAGTCCACCTTCAAAGAGCCGGGACCCTGATTGTTCGAACCATAGGATTAGCGCGAGCCTGGATCAAGATAGAGTTAAGGAATTTATCCTATAACTTGGATCAATATAGTCTACTAGTATCCAGAACGGGGTAATATGTTAGAAAACTTTCTCGGCTAGGCCTCAGTTAAAATAAAATGAGGCATGAAAATAATGAATCGTGTGGAAAAATTAATCTCACAGTGATGTACAGAAAGTTGTAGGACATCTTTTTAGGCAAATTTATAAATAAATGAATTCCTAGAGGTACCCACAAAATTTAAAAAAGAAAACCTTCTATGTGTTTTGAACAAAATCTGGAAAATGAATCCCTTAAGATACCAAACATTTTTAAGAAACAAATGAGCTCACTTGCAATAAAAATTCCACGTATTTTCTATTATCTAGGCTGCCTAACTATAGCTCAAATGATATTTAGACCTGCTTTTTCAACAACTTTATCTGATTATCTTTTTTTCATATCTCTAATATTTGCACTAATCAACATTACTATAAAATCAGAAGAAATAAAATATAATATCCCAAATGGTCTGACAATTGGCGTATATCTATTTCTTATAAATTTATTTCTGACATTGCTATTTGTTGATGATAGCCATCTTGTAAAATTTTCTACTATAGTTGCGGTAAAATTTTTATATCTTATTTTAATTTGGTTTTGGTTGAGTATGAATATTTTGCGAACCCCCTCTCAGGTAAAATTTGCCTTAATATGCTTTGGAATTTCGTGTGCCATTAGCGCTGTGTATGGGGTGTTTGAAAATCCACAATATTTATGGCAGCGGCCTAAAGGAATGGCTGATCATGTTAACCAATTTGGGGCAACATGCGGAATGGGAACTATTTTGGGCTTTTCTTATTTGTGGAACACAATAAGGGACTTTACTAAGCAAAATAAAACTCAGCTACTCGTTTTTCTCTTTATATTTATAAGTTGTTTAGCCGGCCTATATGTATCTGAGTCGTTAGGATCACTACTTGCTGTTGGCGTTGCCCTATTAGTTTGGACAATATTAAAGGGGGCAAGGCTAAAGAAAATTATTGTTGTTAGCCTAGGAATACTTGCGTGCTGGATTTTCTTACTTCATCAGGCACAGTATAATAAATATTCCATAGCTCAACGTTTTAAACGTGAGACTAACTTAAATAATAGGAATGCGACATTAACCTCTCGCCTTCTAACCTATAGGGTAGCCCTTGAACGTATTTTCCATAACCCACTGATTGGCGAAGGAATAGGTAAAAAATTAAATGAAACCGGATATGAAGTCCATAATATTTTTCTGAAGGTACTTTTTGAATGCGGCTTTATTGCAATGTTTGGCTTTGTATTAATTTTATATTCATCTTTTAAACATTTAATATTCCTCTTTAACAATTCTCAGTCTACCGAAGAAAAACAACTCTCAATTGCACTTCTTTTATGTTTTATAGTTTATTTTGTTATTTGCCTGAAAGAGCCTATTTTTTATAACCGTTTTGGATGGCTTCCAATAGCACTTGCTCTTGCACTAAATGATATTTTAGCCACTAAGGAGGCCCATCTGCATGCTAGACAACCTAATATTTCTTCCTC
The Dissulfuribacter thermophilus genome window above contains:
- a CDS encoding oligosaccharide flippase family protein gives rise to the protein MFQKVQVLLQEEEKKRILSNFLSLLVLQSANFLLPLIILPYLVRTLEPEKFGLIMFAQAFITYFTIFTDYGFNLSATREISIARENKEKISKIFSAVMLIKIILLIISFLLLSAIVFSFTRFKEDRLVFIFTFGIVLGQTIFPVWFFQGIERMKYITILNIIAKLIFMIAIFLVVHQTSDYLYVPILNSMGYIIAGLISLYIIFSHFDIQLHKPKKSMLIRLFKESTQLFFSNLSVTLFTISNTFILGLLTNNTIVGVYASIERVIIAIKNLYIPLYQALFPWLSKKNKKEIEIFIRRLIPIIFIISLLFFIILLFFAEDILNILYSNPIIIQHVLIFKFFSLISIFAALNMLFNLLYLSSIRAYKERMNIMLKSGLYSITTTIVMTFFFGIYGTAFSAVSTELVLLLFGIYYFTKIRRNG
- a CDS encoding glycosyltransferase, whose amino-acid sequence is MAKFIILQTVATDYRKKLFDTINQRYGNDFLLYAGEDYFEPTVKTDKTISYRIPVTNYYFFNRKILFQIGMWKDALTAKTVIMEMNPRILSNWLLLILRKIAGKKTVLWGHAWPRKGKDSISDIVRHGMRNLSNTIITYTKTQAEELQEKMPNKKIVYAPNSLFYSHEMTVSKNIEPTNIIYVGRLTKKKKPALLIEAFAIAINKLPQQANLIIVGDGEEKEYLQKLVKKHGIKNRVKLLGHISDYEKLKSLYNKALFSVSPGYVGLSITQSFGFGVPMLISKNEPHSPEIEAAIEGKNSIFFKTNDVHDLVKKILSFYNNQKQWIEKREQICRTCKFKYSIEFMAKTFFDLND
- a CDS encoding transcriptional activator RfaH — translated: MEAEQGNWFAVRTKPRKELYAKTNFECQGYRVYLPMCRTWRSSARRRERVIRPFFPGYLFLYLLPHEQNWVSINSTFGAIGAVRFGNFYPPVPEYLINALRQREADSGIIELAPRRSSPFKKGQKVTVMIGESVVSGLFQEMHDDNRAIVLLNILKQQIKARVPIEAVTTYAVA
- the galU gene encoding UTP--glucose-1-phosphate uridylyltransferase GalU produces the protein MKIQKAVFPVGGLGTRFLPATKAMPKEMLPVVDRPLIQYAVEEAVASGIEQIIFVTGKGKEALEDHFDRAHNLENILKERGKRDLLEQVESLVPESGTIIYTRQDQPLGLGHAIWCARNVVGDEPFAVLLADDLIHSETPVLKKMIEEFDRLRASIVAVEEVNPNQTGKYGIVEPVENMDDIIRIGGLVEKPKPEEAPSNLAIIGRYILTPKIFEILDRKIVGAGNEIQLTDAMAILLESQPIFGYRFRGKRFDCGDKAGFQMANLAFSLDWPELRSDLLPFLSSILDEYDSEEKQQNNTHY
- the gmd gene encoding GDP-mannose 4,6-dehydratase — its product is MNKKALITGITGQDGAYLAEFLLEKGYEVHGIKRRTSLFNTDRIDHLYQDPHEEDRRFILHHGDMTDSSSLIRIIQRVQPDEIYNLAAQSHVAVSFEEPEYTANSDALGTLRLLEAIRILNLTDKTRFYQASTSELFGKVQEVPQTEKTPFYPRSPYAVAKLYAYWIVVNYREAYGMYACNGILFNHESPIRGETFVTRKITRALARIVLGLQDCLYLGNLDAKRDWGHAKDYVEMQWLMLQQDEPDDFVIATGEQHSVREFVELAAKELGIILRWEGAGIDEVGIIEELRPEESGIDLKKSGLKPGKTIVRVDPRYFRPTEVETLLGNPEKARKKLGWRPRITFNELVKEMVRSDLEEARRDALCRDKGFKTFNHHE
- a CDS encoding 3-phosphoshikimate 1-carboxyvinyltransferase — encoded protein: MDEDKTNGIKNDPFIRELLRKLPSEERDSFTDRQLLALKAALGARRRWGRHLIDIRGTIGLWRWRYYYVILGGRERRKLSRRQEQMLRSVKLAFLVGFLTFSSLLGLLIIYLVKSALGIDLIPGFSLGIWDWFKKNVL
- a CDS encoding O-antigen ligase family protein, whose protein sequence is MCFEQNLENESLKIPNIFKKQMSSLAIKIPRIFYYLGCLTIAQMIFRPAFSTTLSDYLFFISLIFALINITIKSEEIKYNIPNGLTIGVYLFLINLFLTLLFVDDSHLVKFSTIVAVKFLYLILIWFWLSMNILRTPSQVKFALICFGISCAISAVYGVFENPQYLWQRPKGMADHVNQFGATCGMGTILGFSYLWNTIRDFTKQNKTQLLVFLFIFISCLAGLYVSESLGSLLAVGVALLVWTILKGARLKKIIVVSLGILACWIFLLHQAQYNKYSIAQRFKRETNLNNRNATLTSRLLTYRVALERIFHNPLIGEGIGKKLNETGYEVHNIFLKVLFECGFIAMFGFVLILYSSFKHLIFLFNNSQSTEEKQLSIALLLCFIVYFVICLKEPIFYNRFGWLPIALALALNDILATKEAHLHARQPNISSSEISFF